CCACATCCAGTGCGCGGGCAGATCGGCCGGCTCGTCGCGCGTGAACACCACGACGCGCGCCCCGGTGGCTGCGAGCTCTTCGCGGAAGGCCAGCTCCGCCGCCTCCGACGCGACGTACACGAGCACCACGTCGCGCTTCTCGCCCGTGAGCTGCAGCTGACGCAGCTGCGACACGAACGGCGTGACACCGATGCCCGCGGCGACCATGAGCACCGGGGCGTCACCGCGCGGCAGCACGAAGTCGCCCCAGGTCCCCGTGACGGCGAGCGTCGCCCCCGGCTCTGCGGCCGCCAGCGCCCTCTTGTAGCTCGACGGATGCTTCTGGTCGCCGTCCTTGTAGGCGATGCGAAGCGTCGGCAGGTCGGCCGGCGCCGACACGATGCTGAACTCGCGACGCGTGCCGCGTGCGTCGGGACGCCGATGCGGCACGTCGAGCTCGAGGTACTGCCCCGGGAGGAACGACAGGCGCCCCTTGGTGCGGAACGTCAGCTCCTGTGCTGTCGGCGTGACGAACTGCCGTCCCACGAGTGTCAGCCTGACCGATCCGCGCAGCGCGAAGGCGAACGCGAGCAGGTTGCCGATCAGCAGAGCCCGCTCCTGGCCGAGGGTGAACGGGCCCACGACGAGGGGCCATCCGGCGAGCACGCCCACCACACCGGCCACCCACAACTGCTGCCAGCGACGCGGCGGCAGGGTGAGCGGCTCCGACAGCATGAACGCGCCGAGGAACAGGAACGGCGACTGCAGCACCGCGAACGACAGCGCCTGGCCCAGCGAGAAAGGCACGCCCAGCATGGCGCCCTGCACCAGCTGCCTCACGAGTGTGACCGCGACGGCGACCACGAGGAAGACGAGCACGAGCCGCACCTTCTCGGTGCGCCACAGCACCACGAGTCCGAGCAGCGCCACGGGGAGGAACAGCGCAGGCGTACCCACCCACCACGCCGAGAACGTGCCGAGCCCGGCGATCGTGACCACGGCGGCCCCGAACGCCGCGGGATTGAGGATGTGCCGCCCGCGCCAGGCGATGAGGTACTTCGAGACGCTCGCGAGCGCACCCGCCAGCGCGAGGCCTCCCAGCG
This Microbacterium sp. XT11 DNA region includes the following protein-coding sequences:
- a CDS encoding FAD-dependent oxidoreductase: MFTSFTALRQRVLALLGAISMYRLVLFALLALAAIAFVLSFFGLVSPSPLALVVSFAVLAVAISVADALIQRLLRLPWRVESSLVTALILLFVLQPALEPAALGGLALAGALASVSKYLIAWRGRHILNPAAFGAAVVTIAGLGTFSAWWVGTPALFLPVALLGLVVLWRTEKVRLVLVFLVVAVAVTLVRQLVQGAMLGVPFSLGQALSFAVLQSPFLFLGAFMLSEPLTLPPRRWQQLWVAGVVGVLAGWPLVVGPFTLGQERALLIGNLLAFAFALRGSVRLTLVGRQFVTPTAQELTFRTKGRLSFLPGQYLELDVPHRRPDARGTRREFSIVSAPADLPTLRIAYKDGDQKHPSSYKRALAAAEPGATLAVTGTWGDFVLPRGDAPVLMVAAGIGVTPFVSQLRQLQLTGEKRDVVLVYVASEAAELAFREELAATGARVVVFTRDEPADLPAHWMWAGGTRLDAAGLERVVPDIGTRHAFISGPPRLIADLAPALQKARSLTTDAFAGY